One window from the genome of Candidatus Didemnitutus sp. encodes:
- a CDS encoding PAS domain S-box protein has protein sequence MNRLSSIVPWRYAAAYGLLAMGWIVLSDLWLDARSGVPAWHSGWDMVKGLAFVLVTTGLLFLLLKRLTTRLAAAEAQYIRQEARWRQALDGVGDGLWDWSLPTSEVYFSPCLERMLGYAPGEFRSHVSEWEARVHPDDLPAVREQLERHLAGAIPFYRSEHRLRRKDDSYAWVLDRGVVVERDAQGRPLRMIGTHHDITARSELKQQLAEQAVRYQALFEQSPNPMWIFDTETKCILAVNDCAVAHYGYPRAQFVGMNIAALRPPEDVPQLLDHLGKSFQNVRASGPWRHLRANGEIIWVDILEHTIRWEGRPARVVVAHDVTARQRVAQAIEESEERFRAIFQSANDAIFTTDEQFCVASANSRATELLQTPQENLIGRHLTEFFPPRQPDGAESRPKAQAILERVWRERVPAFEWQVQRPDGSHVDTEITFSGLTHDGHRSAVVVARDITERQRANRELRLLHAALQATPAGIMVTDAAGAIEWVNPAFTRLTGYSLAEAQGMNPRILRSSQHDAAFYRRLWETILRGEVWSGEVQNRRKDGATYFEHMTIAPVRNGAGAITNFVAVKDDITHERRLEQQLARSQRLESVGMLASGIAHDLNNVLTPIVLSVELLRAERQLSATAVARLNLVAQAAQRGANIVKQVLTFARGVEGERTIVQPRYLLKEIAQLAQETFPRLIEVSVDTGRDLPAIRGDVTQLHQVLLNLAVNARDAMPLGGRLVFSARVTQVDATRAAALARIAPGAYVELAVSDTGTGIADEVLEHMFEPFFSTKPRGKGTGLGLSTVYGLVRSHDGAVEVDTALGRGTTFRVLLPAVPADAGAVTAPAAAVAPSGAGCRVLVVDDEEPIRMVLEQLLRRRGFEVVTAADGVDALQVFRLHPSAYQFAIVDLVMPRMRGTVLIRELRALAPSLKIVCASGYADEKTDGGEGLSLADLGVAVFLPKPFREEDLLQALRTADGAAVPGGAEKKV, from the coding sequence GTGAATCGGCTGTCTTCGATTGTGCCTTGGCGCTACGCTGCAGCCTACGGTCTGCTGGCGATGGGGTGGATTGTGCTGTCGGACTTGTGGCTCGATGCGCGGAGTGGCGTGCCGGCCTGGCATTCCGGATGGGATATGGTGAAGGGACTCGCGTTCGTGCTCGTGACGACGGGGCTGCTTTTTCTGCTGTTGAAACGCCTGACCACGCGGCTCGCCGCGGCGGAAGCGCAATACATCCGGCAGGAGGCGCGGTGGCGGCAGGCGCTCGACGGCGTGGGCGACGGCTTGTGGGACTGGAGTCTCCCGACGTCCGAGGTGTATTTCTCGCCGTGCCTGGAGCGGATGCTCGGGTATGCGCCGGGGGAGTTTCGCTCGCATGTTTCCGAGTGGGAAGCGCGGGTGCACCCCGACGATTTGCCGGCCGTGCGCGAGCAGCTCGAGCGGCACCTCGCCGGGGCGATACCGTTCTATCGCTCGGAGCACCGTCTCCGCCGGAAGGACGATTCGTATGCGTGGGTGCTCGATCGCGGAGTGGTGGTGGAGCGCGACGCGCAAGGGCGGCCGTTGCGGATGATCGGCACGCACCATGACATCACGGCACGCTCCGAACTGAAACAGCAATTGGCGGAGCAGGCCGTGCGTTACCAGGCGCTGTTCGAGCAGAGCCCGAATCCGATGTGGATTTTCGATACGGAGACGAAATGCATCCTCGCGGTGAACGATTGCGCGGTGGCGCACTACGGCTATCCGCGCGCGCAGTTCGTCGGGATGAACATCGCCGCGCTGCGGCCGCCCGAAGATGTGCCGCAGCTCCTGGATCATCTCGGGAAATCCTTTCAAAACGTCCGGGCCTCGGGGCCGTGGCGGCACTTGCGTGCGAACGGCGAGATCATCTGGGTCGATATCCTCGAGCATACGATCCGCTGGGAAGGCCGGCCGGCGCGCGTCGTGGTGGCGCACGATGTGACCGCCCGGCAGCGCGTCGCGCAGGCGATCGAGGAGAGCGAGGAGCGGTTCCGCGCCATTTTCCAGAGCGCGAACGACGCGATCTTCACCACGGACGAGCAATTCTGCGTCGCCAGCGCGAACTCGCGTGCGACCGAGCTGTTGCAGACGCCGCAGGAAAATCTGATCGGACGGCATCTGACGGAGTTCTTCCCACCGCGACAGCCGGACGGCGCGGAATCGCGGCCCAAGGCGCAGGCCATCCTCGAGCGGGTGTGGCGCGAGCGCGTGCCGGCGTTCGAGTGGCAGGTGCAGCGACCGGACGGATCGCACGTCGACACCGAGATCACGTTTAGCGGCCTGACGCACGACGGACATCGCTCCGCCGTCGTGGTGGCGCGCGACATCACGGAGCGCCAGCGGGCGAATCGCGAGTTGCGGCTCCTCCATGCCGCACTGCAGGCGACGCCGGCGGGCATCATGGTGACCGATGCCGCCGGAGCGATCGAGTGGGTCAACCCGGCGTTCACGCGCCTGACGGGTTACTCGCTTGCGGAGGCACAGGGAATGAATCCGCGCATCCTGCGCTCCAGTCAGCATGACGCCGCCTTTTATCGTCGGCTGTGGGAAACGATCCTGCGCGGCGAGGTGTGGTCGGGCGAGGTGCAGAACCGGCGCAAGGACGGCGCCACCTACTTCGAGCACATGACCATCGCGCCGGTGCGCAACGGCGCGGGTGCGATCACGAACTTCGTGGCGGTGAAGGACGACATCACGCACGAACGCCGGCTCGAGCAGCAGCTGGCGCGTTCGCAGCGATTGGAGAGCGTGGGCATGCTCGCGAGCGGCATCGCGCACGATTTGAACAACGTGCTGACGCCGATCGTGCTTTCCGTCGAACTCCTGCGCGCCGAGCGGCAGCTTTCCGCGACTGCGGTCGCGCGCCTCAATCTCGTCGCGCAGGCCGCGCAGCGCGGAGCCAACATCGTCAAGCAGGTGCTGACCTTCGCGCGCGGCGTCGAGGGCGAACGCACGATCGTGCAGCCGCGGTATTTGTTGAAGGAGATCGCGCAGCTCGCGCAGGAAACCTTCCCGCGCCTCATCGAGGTGTCCGTCGATACCGGCCGCGACTTGCCGGCGATCCGGGGCGACGTCACGCAGCTGCACCAGGTGCTGTTGAACCTGGCGGTGAACGCGCGCGATGCGATGCCGCTGGGCGGGCGGCTCGTGTTCAGCGCGCGCGTGACACAGGTGGACGCGACGCGGGCGGCCGCGCTCGCCCGCATCGCGCCCGGCGCCTACGTGGAGCTGGCGGTGTCCGACACCGGCACCGGCATCGCCGACGAAGTGCTGGAGCACATGTTCGAGCCGTTCTTCTCCACCAAGCCGCGCGGCAAGGGCACCGGTCTCGGCTTGTCCACCGTCTACGGTCTCGTGCGCAGCCACGACGGCGCGGTCGAGGTGGACACGGCGCTGGGGCGCGGCACGACGTTCCGCGTGCTGCTACCCGCCGTGCCTGCCGATGCCGGCGCCGTGACCGCGCCCGCTGCGGCCGTCGCGCCGTCCGGCGCGGGCTGCCGGGTGCTCGTCGTCGATGACGAGGAACCGATCCGCATGGTGCTCGAGCAACTCCTGCGGCGGCGCGGCTTCGAGGTCGTGACCGCGGCGGACGGAGTGGATGCGTTGCAGGTGTTTCGTTTGCATCCGAGCGCCTACCAATTCGCAATCGTCGATCTGGTGATGCCGCGCATGCGCGGCACCGTGCTGATCCGGGAGCTGCGCGCGCTGGCACCGAGTCTGAAGATCGTGTGCGCCTCCGGCTATGCCGACGAAAAGACGGATGGTGGCGAGGGGCTGTCGCTGGCCGATCTGGGCGTCGCGGTGTTTCTGCCGAAGCCGTTCCGCGAGGAGGATCTGCTCCAGGCGTTGCGCACGGCGGATGGGGCCGCCGTGCCGGGCGGAGCGGAAAAGAAAGTTTGA